One Pyrus communis chromosome 13, drPyrComm1.1, whole genome shotgun sequence genomic window carries:
- the LOC137712949 gene encoding metal-nicotianamine transporter YSL1-like isoform X1: MSNLLRSSRVASSSFYSLKKKGNFMHGFPLKLSFCSHCLTNKQQDFEVMNMELEAREKKEIERDDMEEETIVQSEGPVGAILPWTQQLTFRGVVASIVIGMVYSVIAMKLNLTTGIVPNLNVSAALLAFVFVRTWTNLLKKAGFNSKPFTRQENTMIQTCAVACYSIAVGGGFGSYLLGLNKKTYLLSGVNTEGNPATAVKEPGLGWMIGFLFLVCFVGLFALIPLRKIMIVDLKLTYPSGLATAVLINGFHTQGDKMAKKQVHGFMKYFSVSFLWGFFKWFYSARAECGFSQFPTFGLQAWKNTFYFDFSMTFVGAGMICSHLVNLSLLFGSVLSFGVLWPLIGRRKGHWFPESLDENDMKSLYGYKVFLAVALILGDGLYNFVKILVCTIVNIYVRLKNKNLQLDVEGKVKPIEKKQNEIFLSENIPTWVAVAGYVVFSIISVITIPMMFPELKWYYVIVAYMLAPSLAFCNAYGAGLTDLNISYNYGKVALFVLAAMTGKEHGVVAGLAGCGVIKSVVNVACILMQDLKTAHLTFTSPRAMFVSQALGTVIGCVTAPLSFFLFYKAFDVGNPHGEFKAPYALIYRNMAILGVQGFSALPQHCLQLCYGFFAFAVLVNIVRDFSPKIGKWMPLPMVMGVPFLVGAYFAIDMCLGSLIVFVWHKINSKKAVLIVPAVASGLICGEGLWTLPASVLALAKVKPPMCMKFLGS; the protein is encoded by the exons ATGAGTAATCTCCTAAGAAGTTCTCGTGTTGCATCCTCTTCTTtctattcattaaaaaaaaaaggtaatttcaTGCATGGATTCCCTTTGAAACTCTCTTTTTGTTCCCATTGCCTGACAAACAAGCAACAGGACTTTGAAGTCATGAACATGGAGCTGGAAGCAAGGGAGAAGAAGGAGATAGAGAGGGATGACATGGAAGAAGAGACAATAGTTCAATCCGAGGGGCCGGTTGGGGCAATCCTTCCATGGACACAGCAGCTAACATTCCGAGGAGTCGTTGCAAGCATAGTGATTGGAATGGTGTACAGTGTGATAGCCATGAAGCTAAATCTCACAACTGGGATTGTTCCTAATCTCAATGTCTCTGCTGCTCTCCTCGCGTTCGTGTTCGTCAGAACGTGGACGAACCTGCTCAAGAAGGCGGGATTTAATTCGAAACCCTTCACTCGGCAGGAGAATACTATGATTCAGACTTGTGCAGTTGCTTGTTATAGTATTGCTGTGGGAG GTGGATTTGGGTCTTATTTGTTGGGATTAAACAAGAAGACATATCTGCTGTCCGGTGTGAACACAGAAGGAAACCCTGCAACTGCTGTTAAGGAACCTGGGCTTGGTTGGATGATAGGCTTCCTTTTTCTAGTCTGTTTTGTTGGCCTTTTTGCCTTGATTCCTCTAAGAAAG ATTATGATAGTTGACTTGAAGTTGACTTATCCAAGTGGTTTGGCAACTGCGGTTCTCATCAATGGCTTCCATACTCAGGGAGATAAAATGGCTAA GAAGCAAGTACATGGCTTCATGAAGTATTTTTCAGTCAGCTTCCTGTGGGGATTCTTCAAGTGGTTTTACAGTGCTAGAGCAGAATGTGGATTCTCACAATTCCCCACGTTCGGATTGCAAGCTTGGAAAAACAC GTTCTACTTCGATTTCAGCATGACCTTCGTCGGAGCGGGCATGATATGTTCACATCTAGTAAACCTGTCCTTACTTTTTGGGTCTGTGCTCTCTTTCGGTGTACTGTGGCCGCTCATAGGCCGGCGTAAAGGACATTGGTTCCCGGAGAGTTTAGACGAAAACGACATGAAGAGTTTGTATGGTTACAAGGTTTTTCTCGCAGTTGCCCTAATCCTTGGTGACGGGCTTTACAATTTCGTCAAGATTCTGGTTTGCACCATTGTTAATATTTATGTCAGATTGAAAAACAAGAATCTCCAATTGG ATGTCGAGGGCAAGGTGAAGCCGAtcgaaaaaaaacaaaacgaaatcTTCCTCAGCGAAAACATCCCTACGTGGGTTGCAGTCGCCGGATACGTTGTCTTTTCCATCATTTCTGTCATCACGATCCCGATGATGTTCCCGGAGCTCAAATGGTATTATGTTATAGTAGCCTACATGCTTGCTCCATCTCTTGCATTCTGCAATGCTTATGGAGCTGGTCTAACCGATCTAAACATATCCTACAACTATGGAAAAGTTGCCCTCTTTGTGCTGGCAGCAATGACGGGAAAAGAGCACGGTGTGGTGGCAGGGCTTGCGGGCTGCGGCGTCATCAAATCGGTCGTCAACGTGGCATGTATTCTGATGCAAGATCTCAAGACAGCCCATCTAACTTTCACCTCTCCCAGGGCAATGTTTGTGAGCCAAGCCCTTGGCACTGTAATAGGCTGTGTGACGGCTCCTCTCAGCTTCTTCCTATTCTACAAGGCGTTCGATGTGGGAAACCCGCACGGAGAATTCAAGGCTCCTTACGCCTTGATCTACAGAAACATGGCGATCCTAGGCGTTCAAGGCTTCTCGGCGCTGCCTCAGCATTGCCTGCAGCTCTGCTATGGCTTTTTTGCTTTCGCGGTTCTAGTTAACATAGTCAGAGATTTTTCACCGAAGATCGGAAAATGGATGCCACTTCCGATGGTCATGGGCGTTCCATTTCTAGTTGGGGCATACTTTGCCATAGACATGTGCCTTGGGAGTCTGATTGTGTTTGTATGGCACAAGATTAACAGCAAGAAGGCTGTGCTAATAGTTCCGGCGGTTGCTTCTGGATTGATTTGCGGTGAAGGGTTGTGGACTCTCCCCGCATCGGTTCTTGCTCTGGCCAAAGTAAAACCCCCAATGTGcatgaaatttttgggttcctAG
- the LOC137712949 gene encoding metal-nicotianamine transporter YSL1-like isoform X2, translated as MNMELEAREKKEIERDDMEEETIVQSEGPVGAILPWTQQLTFRGVVASIVIGMVYSVIAMKLNLTTGIVPNLNVSAALLAFVFVRTWTNLLKKAGFNSKPFTRQENTMIQTCAVACYSIAVGGGFGSYLLGLNKKTYLLSGVNTEGNPATAVKEPGLGWMIGFLFLVCFVGLFALIPLRKIMIVDLKLTYPSGLATAVLINGFHTQGDKMAKKQVHGFMKYFSVSFLWGFFKWFYSARAECGFSQFPTFGLQAWKNTFYFDFSMTFVGAGMICSHLVNLSLLFGSVLSFGVLWPLIGRRKGHWFPESLDENDMKSLYGYKVFLAVALILGDGLYNFVKILVCTIVNIYVRLKNKNLQLDVEGKVKPIEKKQNEIFLSENIPTWVAVAGYVVFSIISVITIPMMFPELKWYYVIVAYMLAPSLAFCNAYGAGLTDLNISYNYGKVALFVLAAMTGKEHGVVAGLAGCGVIKSVVNVACILMQDLKTAHLTFTSPRAMFVSQALGTVIGCVTAPLSFFLFYKAFDVGNPHGEFKAPYALIYRNMAILGVQGFSALPQHCLQLCYGFFAFAVLVNIVRDFSPKIGKWMPLPMVMGVPFLVGAYFAIDMCLGSLIVFVWHKINSKKAVLIVPAVASGLICGEGLWTLPASVLALAKVKPPMCMKFLGS; from the exons ATGAACATGGAGCTGGAAGCAAGGGAGAAGAAGGAGATAGAGAGGGATGACATGGAAGAAGAGACAATAGTTCAATCCGAGGGGCCGGTTGGGGCAATCCTTCCATGGACACAGCAGCTAACATTCCGAGGAGTCGTTGCAAGCATAGTGATTGGAATGGTGTACAGTGTGATAGCCATGAAGCTAAATCTCACAACTGGGATTGTTCCTAATCTCAATGTCTCTGCTGCTCTCCTCGCGTTCGTGTTCGTCAGAACGTGGACGAACCTGCTCAAGAAGGCGGGATTTAATTCGAAACCCTTCACTCGGCAGGAGAATACTATGATTCAGACTTGTGCAGTTGCTTGTTATAGTATTGCTGTGGGAG GTGGATTTGGGTCTTATTTGTTGGGATTAAACAAGAAGACATATCTGCTGTCCGGTGTGAACACAGAAGGAAACCCTGCAACTGCTGTTAAGGAACCTGGGCTTGGTTGGATGATAGGCTTCCTTTTTCTAGTCTGTTTTGTTGGCCTTTTTGCCTTGATTCCTCTAAGAAAG ATTATGATAGTTGACTTGAAGTTGACTTATCCAAGTGGTTTGGCAACTGCGGTTCTCATCAATGGCTTCCATACTCAGGGAGATAAAATGGCTAA GAAGCAAGTACATGGCTTCATGAAGTATTTTTCAGTCAGCTTCCTGTGGGGATTCTTCAAGTGGTTTTACAGTGCTAGAGCAGAATGTGGATTCTCACAATTCCCCACGTTCGGATTGCAAGCTTGGAAAAACAC GTTCTACTTCGATTTCAGCATGACCTTCGTCGGAGCGGGCATGATATGTTCACATCTAGTAAACCTGTCCTTACTTTTTGGGTCTGTGCTCTCTTTCGGTGTACTGTGGCCGCTCATAGGCCGGCGTAAAGGACATTGGTTCCCGGAGAGTTTAGACGAAAACGACATGAAGAGTTTGTATGGTTACAAGGTTTTTCTCGCAGTTGCCCTAATCCTTGGTGACGGGCTTTACAATTTCGTCAAGATTCTGGTTTGCACCATTGTTAATATTTATGTCAGATTGAAAAACAAGAATCTCCAATTGG ATGTCGAGGGCAAGGTGAAGCCGAtcgaaaaaaaacaaaacgaaatcTTCCTCAGCGAAAACATCCCTACGTGGGTTGCAGTCGCCGGATACGTTGTCTTTTCCATCATTTCTGTCATCACGATCCCGATGATGTTCCCGGAGCTCAAATGGTATTATGTTATAGTAGCCTACATGCTTGCTCCATCTCTTGCATTCTGCAATGCTTATGGAGCTGGTCTAACCGATCTAAACATATCCTACAACTATGGAAAAGTTGCCCTCTTTGTGCTGGCAGCAATGACGGGAAAAGAGCACGGTGTGGTGGCAGGGCTTGCGGGCTGCGGCGTCATCAAATCGGTCGTCAACGTGGCATGTATTCTGATGCAAGATCTCAAGACAGCCCATCTAACTTTCACCTCTCCCAGGGCAATGTTTGTGAGCCAAGCCCTTGGCACTGTAATAGGCTGTGTGACGGCTCCTCTCAGCTTCTTCCTATTCTACAAGGCGTTCGATGTGGGAAACCCGCACGGAGAATTCAAGGCTCCTTACGCCTTGATCTACAGAAACATGGCGATCCTAGGCGTTCAAGGCTTCTCGGCGCTGCCTCAGCATTGCCTGCAGCTCTGCTATGGCTTTTTTGCTTTCGCGGTTCTAGTTAACATAGTCAGAGATTTTTCACCGAAGATCGGAAAATGGATGCCACTTCCGATGGTCATGGGCGTTCCATTTCTAGTTGGGGCATACTTTGCCATAGACATGTGCCTTGGGAGTCTGATTGTGTTTGTATGGCACAAGATTAACAGCAAGAAGGCTGTGCTAATAGTTCCGGCGGTTGCTTCTGGATTGATTTGCGGTGAAGGGTTGTGGACTCTCCCCGCATCGGTTCTTGCTCTGGCCAAAGTAAAACCCCCAATGTGcatgaaatttttgggttcctAG
- the LOC137712288 gene encoding uncharacterized protein — translation MANLAKLHFVALDITGKNYLTWVVDVKIHLEAGNLADTIKEENSASSQDRTKAMIFILHHLDEGLKNKYLTVEDPLALWKALRNKYNHQKMMILPRAHYEWTHLRIQDFKSVAEYNSAMFRISSQMKLCGETITEEDMLEKTFRTFHASNVLLQKQYRGRGFTEYNQLISVLLVAEQNNKLLLTNHHS, via the coding sequence atggcgaacttggcaAAGCTTCATTTTGTTGCCTTAGACATTACTGGGAAAAACTACCTTACCTGGGTAGTGGATGTCAAGATCCATCTGGAGGCAGGGAATCTTGCAGACACAATCAAGGAGGAGAACAGTGCATCTTCTCAAGATCGGACGAaggccatgatctttatccTTCACCACCTTGATGAAGGACTAAAAAACAAGTACctaacggttgaagatccgttagctcTTTGGAAGGCATTAAGAAACAAATACAATCACCAGAAAATGATGATTCTTCCAAGAGCTCATTATGAGTGGACTCACTtaaggatccaggatttcaagtcagtggctgagtacaattctgcgaTGTTCAGAATTAGTTCCCAGATGAAACTCTGTGGGGAAACCATCACTGAGGAAGATATGTTGGAAAAGACTTTTAGAACCTTTCATGCCTCTAACGTGCTCTTGCAGAAGCAGTATAGAGGGCGAGGTTTCACTGAATATAACCAACTGATCTCTGTGCTTCTGGTTGCTGAACAAAACAATAAGCTCCTGTTGACAAATCATCATTCCTga